From Candidatus Cloacimonadota bacterium, the proteins below share one genomic window:
- a CDS encoding response regulator, which translates to MKNKTRILIVDDDEGMNETLSDILSEKGFDVSVTNDGYIAIEMVKKSPFDFALMDIKMPGINGVETFKKVHEIEPDIKVIMMTAYSVENLINEALEYGAFDVIHKPIDIEQIIATIKKAKGKIFGVQHP; encoded by the coding sequence ATGAAAAATAAAACACGTATTCTCATTGTAGATGATGATGAGGGAATGAACGAGACATTATCGGACATTCTCTCTGAAAAAGGATTTGATGTATCTGTTACCAACGACGGCTATATTGCGATAGAAATGGTCAAAAAAAGCCCGTTTGATTTTGCCCTTATGGATATAAAAATGCCAGGCATTAATGGGGTAGAAACCTTTAAAAAAGTGCATGAAATAGAACCTGATATAAAAGTGATTATGATGACTGCCTATTCTGTGGAGAATCTCATAAATGAAGCACTCGAATATGGAGCCTTTGATGTTATTCACAAACCCATTGATATTGAACAGATAATCGCAACAATCAAAAAAGCAAAAGGAAAAATTTTTGGAGTGCAACATCCGTGA